The segment TCGCCTCGTTCATTGCGTTTAAATCCATCATCAATACCTGTTCATCATCCATTTGTGCAGGCAGGTATTGACTTAGGAAAATTAACGTATGGTTCTCCCACTACATCTGATATGGCCCTAATGAATTTCCCTTCAGTAAAAATAGGCCCGGGCAATTCACTGCGGTCGCACAGCAGTAACGAGTTTATTTTTATAGATGAAATAAAGGAAGGAATTGAATTGTATATAAAAATGCTTTCTAAAATAGTATAACATGAATAATAAAATTTGGCAAAAAGAATATCTATCATCTGATGAGCATGCTGAAATGATTGAAAAATTTACTGTTGGCAATGACAAGGTGTTTGATTTGCAATTGGCAAAGTTTGATGTAATAGGTTCTTTGGCTCATGTAAAAATGCTTGAAACTGTGGGCTTACTTACCAGCGATGAATGGAAGCTAATAGACAAAGCTTTAAGAGATATATTACAGGAGATAAAATTGGGTCAGTTTACAATTGAAGATGGGGTAGAAGATGTTCACTCGCAAATTGAATTTTTACTGACAGAAAGAATAGGTGAAGCAGGCAAAAAAATACACAGTGCCAGGTCAAGAAACGACCAAGTATTGTTAGATATAAAATTATTTCTCCGGCATCAAATTACAGAAATAGCACAACATACAGAGCAACTTTTTAATGCATTAATTGGTTTAAGTGAAACCCATAAAAAAAAGTATTTACCAGGCTATACGCACTTTCAGTTGGCTATGCCTTCGTCTTTTGGTTTGTGGTTTGCGGCTTACGCTGAATCGCTGATAGATGATACGGAAGTTTTAGTTTCGGCATTTCATGTTTGTAATAAAAATCCTTTGGGTTCGGGGGCTGGGTATGGGTCTTCGTTTCCAATTGACAGAATACTTACCACCCAATTAATGGAATTTGAAACCATGAATTACAATGTTGTTTATGCGCAAATGAGCAGAGGGAAAACAGAAAAGATAGTAGCCATGGCTATGGCAAACATAGCTGCTACGCTTTCAAAATTTGCGTACGATATCTGTTTATATATGAACCAAAATTTTGCATTTGTTTCTTTTCCTGATTCATTAACAACAGGTAGTAGTATTATGCCACATAAAAAAAATCCCGATGTGTTTGAATTAATTCGGGCCAAATGTAACCGCATTCAAGCTTTACCCAATGAACTTACTTTGTTAACTAATAACTTACCATCAGGTTATCACCGCGATTGGCAGCTAACCAAAGAGTGTTTGTTTCCTGCTATTGATGAATTACTAAACTGCTTGAAAATGGCAGTTTTTATGTTGGAACATATGGAAGTACAAGAAAATATTCTTGCAGATGATAAGTATAATTTGCTTTATAGTGTAGAGGAGGTAAACAGGGAAGTAACAAATGGTGTACCTTTCAGAGATGCGTATAAAAACATTGCTTCAAAAATAGAAACAGGGCATTATGAACCATCAAAACACATAAGCCATACACACGAAGGAAGCATGGGCAATTTATGTAATGATAAAATTGTAAGGGAATTTAAAACAGTGGTAGGGAAAATTTTAAAGAAGCCGAACTTATAAAACTTTATAAGCAGTTTCTTTTTTCACCTCTTTTAAAACAATGCTGCTATGGTATTGGCCAATGTTTGGAATATTTGAAATTATATTCACTACAAAATCATTGTACGATGAAAT is part of the Bacteroidota bacterium genome and harbors:
- the argH gene encoding argininosuccinate lyase, which gives rise to MNNKIWQKEYLSSDEHAEMIEKFTVGNDKVFDLQLAKFDVIGSLAHVKMLETVGLLTSDEWKLIDKALRDILQEIKLGQFTIEDGVEDVHSQIEFLLTERIGEAGKKIHSARSRNDQVLLDIKLFLRHQITEIAQHTEQLFNALIGLSETHKKKYLPGYTHFQLAMPSSFGLWFAAYAESLIDDTEVLVSAFHVCNKNPLGSGAGYGSSFPIDRILTTQLMEFETMNYNVVYAQMSRGKTEKIVAMAMANIAATLSKFAYDICLYMNQNFAFVSFPDSLTTGSSIMPHKKNPDVFELIRAKCNRIQALPNELTLLTNNLPSGYHRDWQLTKECLFPAIDELLNCLKMAVFMLEHMEVQENILADDKYNLLYSVEEVNREVTNGVPFRDAYKNIASKIETGHYEPSKHISHTHEGSMGNLCNDKIVREFKTVVGKILKKPNL